Proteins from one Homalodisca vitripennis isolate AUS2020 chromosome 3, UT_GWSS_2.1, whole genome shotgun sequence genomic window:
- the LOC124358646 gene encoding trafficking protein particle complex subunit 4-like has product MIYGVYIVSKSGGLIFNLDHNVPKIENEQTFSYPLDLKLIYENKSVKVSFGQRDGIMVGHVLTALNSIPVTGKQLDDGRDALQIIENKDNYPLRLKFGRPKMTTNEKIFLASMFYPLFAIASQLSPEPKSSGIEVLEADTFKLHCFQTLTGVKFMVVAEPTQTGIEALLKKIYELYADFALKNPFYDLEMPIRCELFDTHLQALLEQMEKSGISNV; this is encoded by the exons ATGATATATGGTGTGTACATTGTTTCCAAGTCTGGTGGATTAATTTTCAATTTGGATCACAATGTtcctaaaattgaaaatgaacaaacattCAGCTATCCTTTGGACCTAAAATTGATCTATGAAAACAAAAGTGTTAAGGTTTCCTTTGGCCAAAGAGATGGAATAATGG TTGGCCATGTCTTAACTGCACTTAACTCAATTCCTGTTACCGGAAAGCAACTAGATGATGGTAGGGATGCTCTACAGATCATTGAGAATAAAGACAATTACCCTTTACGTCTCAAGTTTGGACGACCAAAGATGACAACAAATGAAAAGATTTTCCTCGCAAGTATGTTTTACCCTTTGTTTGCCATCGCCAGTCAACTCAGCCCTGAACCCAAGAGTTCGGGAATTGAAGTTCTTGAAGCTGACACATTCAAGCTGCATTGCTTTCAAACATTGACTG GTGTAAAGTTCATGGTGGTTGCTGAACCAACTCAAACAGGCATTGAAGCACTGTTGAAAAAGATCTATGAGCTGTATGCTGATTTCGCTCTCAAGAATCCATTCTATGATTTAGAAATGCCAATAAGGTGTGAATTATTTGATACACACCTGCAAGCTCTACTGGAACAAATGGAAAAATCTGGCATTAGTAATGTATAG